The Ascochyta rabiei chromosome 3, complete sequence genome segment CTAAACTGATCTTTGCGACTCTTTCTCCACTCAATCCTGCCTGTGCGTCGTGACGCTTCTGTGTGAGAGTTACGGTAAAGACGGCGTGCGATCGTGAGGACGTCTCATTCATGTTCGTCGCTGCAACGGTACGGGCCTTGTTTCCTTCGTCCATCAGATTCTCGATGTCAGGGAACGATTGCACTACTAGCTTCGCCAGGTCTTCAACATATGGACCAGTCGAGGGGTGTTCTCGAACTCGCAAGTTGCCCTTGTTCGATGGGTTCAGAAGATCGCGCACACGCTCATTGTAAATTTCCAGGTACGACACCTCCACAGTACAGCTTGAGTTCTTGTCTTTTTGCATCTCGTCAATCCTCTCGAACATGTCTTGACAAATCTTGGGGATAATTCCGTACTCTTGCCCATAACCCATCATGGAGTATGACTTTCCCGAACCCGTTTGACCATATGCGAAAATACAGTTGTTGTATCCTTGGAAAGCATTGTCCAGCAGCGGCTTCCCCAAGTCTTCgtgcaggttgtcctgtcCAGCATAATTAGGTGCATCGCGATCGAAGGACCAGTATGAACGGTCAAAGGCAAAAGTCTTGGTGCCTTCGGCGGCAGCTTTTGCGGCTTTTCCTTGGACGTTTACGTTTGTCGGCGGTTTAAGGATCGTCTGGTCGCCCTTCATCTCGACAATACATTGTGCATTGCGCTGCTTCTCTGTGCGGTATTAGCCACGGAATTGCCCCGGGTCTTCATGTGCGCATACCTCGCCCGTTGAAGGGCCTACACCTCACCACCACCTTGATGTTGCCTCCGCCGGACGCCATGGTGTAGGGCCAATTACTGTGTAGATTCCAAGATTACGTCGGTGCTGTGTAAAGGAGTGAACGCCAGTCGAGGCAGATATTATGCGGTGGTCATGTGCGGAACATAGAGGACATACACCACGGTGAGATAGGTGAATGTTGTCGAGGTGTGCAGTAAAGGAGGCGGTCAGTAGTGGAGCAGTCCACGGTTGTTATGGTCGAGTCGCGGCAAGTAATAATACCGTACGCGCGTGAATCCTTGCCCATGTTGCCGGCCTGGACCCTGTTCTTGGCACCTGTCATCGCGTAGACTTTGAGATGACTGGAGGAGCAGACCGCATACCCTAAACACATACTGTCAGTAGTCGCACATGTGCCTGTCAGATTGCGCGATCCATGGCTGACGACATGTTTGCGCCGCCCGTGAACCGCGCCATGAAGGTGCTGGACCGCAGCTTCTTCCAGAAAACCGTCCCCGCCTCCGCCGCGAGAATCTTCAAGCCGCAGGACATTGCGCGCTGCCGCAAGGAGCTGCAGCTCAGCAAGGACACGCTGCCCAACAACCGCATACAGCCCGTGCGGACCGATCCCGATGCAGACAGAGCACAAAAAGGCGGCAAGTGCCTCGTCTTGAAGCCCGAGATTGTGCATGACGGTAAGTCGACTGCCCCACGCGACACTCTGAGGTGCTGAGTCTGAACGGCAGGCAGATCGCACGACATGGAGCTCCAAGCTGCGCGACCTCGAGCAGAACGGCACCCTCGGCGTCATCCCCTACGAGCTGCACCTCGACTACGACTACTTCACCTACTCGGAGATCACGAGCGCTACCATCCCGCCGCCCGAGAAGAAGAACGACGATGAGATACCCCAAGGCTTCACTCTGGCCGGCCACGTCGCGCACCTGAACCTGCGCGAACGCTACTGGCCATACAAGCATCTCATCGCCACCGTCCTGGCCGACAAGAACCCCATGGTCAAGACGGTCATCAACAAGCTCGACAACGTCGGCACCGAGAACGCCTTCCGCACCTTCCAGTACGAAGTCCTTGTTGGCGAAGACGACCTCAATGTCGAAGTCCACGAGCAGGGCTGTACCTTCAAGTTCGATTTTGCAAAAGTATACTGGAACACGCGCCTGCACACCGAGCATGAACGCCTTTGCGACATTTTCCAGGAAGGCGAGGCTATCTGCGACGTAACAGCCGGCGTGGGCCCCTTCGCCGTGCCTGCAGGCAAGAAGAAGTGCTTCGTCTGGGCGAACGACCTGAACCCGGAGAGCTACAAATCGCTGGAGGACAACGTCAAGATTAACAAAGTTGGCGACTATGTGCGCGCTTTCAACTCTGACGGCACCGATTTCATACGCACTGCGTCCGCCGGGCTGCTCACGAGCTCACACTCAGTCGACATTATGCCCAAGGTCAAGTTCTCGCGCAGCAACCCGCCAAAAGAGAAACCCACACCCCTGAAAACGCTGACACAGCCGCGCATCTTCAGTCACTACGTCATGAACCTACCCGCCAGCGGCATCAACTTCGTTTCGAGCTTCGTCGGGCTGTACGCCAACGTTCCTGGCGTTCCTGTCGAGGAGATTAAGAAGCTGTTTGAGGGGAAGAATATGCCCATGGTACACGTGCACTGTTTCAGCACCAAGAGCGACGACAACGTGcaagagaagaaggaaatCTGCGAAGAGCTTTCGAGGCAGATGGGCTACACCATCACCCCTGACATGCCCGAGGTCGACATCTATGATGTGAGGGATGTGGCGCCCAAGAAGAGGATGTTCTGCGCTACTTTCAGGCTGCCTGAAGAGGTCGCTTTCAGGAAGGTGTGAGTCGGGAGTGTTAAGGCTGGTGTGGCATAGACCAACGCTCCTCCCCTTTCTCTTCAAAAGTAGCACTTTGGATACCCATAGAGATTTGAGAGTAAAACGAAATGATACGAACCTTCCGTCGATGCCCTGCCCCTTTTCTTTCCGTACGAGTATAATGCGTCGTCCATCATCCACCACATGACATCACACATTTGCTTTCCTTCCTTGCCATTGAAGGCTCACAAGTCCATCAACATCTCATCGTCGACACCATTGCCGAATCCATCTTCAACCTTCCTGATCTGCACCGGCGTGCTCTGTCTTCCAGCATCATTTCCGTTGAGATGAATAAACTGCCAGAAGTTGAAATCGACGTCGTTTTTGTTCTCATGCTCATCCGACTTGACCGTGGCAGCCGTGGCAGCCGTAGTCTCTTGTCCGTGGGCAAGCCCAGTGTTGTCGTTTCTACTACCATCCTCGAACTGTGGAGTCGCGCCTGGTCTCTGATGTGAGAAGCTACTGATTGGGACATTCTCCGCGTTGTCGAGAGTTCCAGAGGTGTCATCTTTAACACTGGAAGCCGGAGTGTCTCTGTTCATGAAGGCCACTGCGCGTCCCGCAGCAATCCGCTTCTCTGCTTTGCGCGTATCGAGAAAGCGCTGTATGCCCTCGTGCAGCGCACCTCGAATCTCCACGCCGTCTATCCTCTCGAATACCGCGTGCAACATGTCGTCGATTCTCATCACCCACTGCATGATCTTCCGCTCTGTGATGGGTATAGCGAAGACGTCGAATGCGTTCGTGGTGTCATAGCCACATTTTAGACTATTGGCCCAGATGTCGAGTTTGTGAGCTTGATGCACGATGCTCGGAACACTGATTTTTCTGAAGAGGGACAGATTGTGGGTCTCGAAGCCATGTGGTACAAAATTGAGAGGGAGGGTGTAAGATCTCGTCCGGTGGAGACCACCATCTGTTGTCCTGCTGCGTTGAGATCGAGATGCGGATCTAGGTGCAGATACCACTTCTGAAGGCTCACATTTGCGTGTTGGACTTGAGGAAGGACCTGGCGATGCGCCCTGGTGAAGGTTGAAAAGGTCTTTCATCTCCTGGGCAGTGCCTGTTGGACGCTGGCGGGAATCGACTGATCGTGGTCTGCATGGTGAGCTTCGTGGCGGACTCTCCTGCTCAGCGTACGCTCGAAGTTGTTCTGCAATGCATGGCTGTAAGCCTCCGGAGAGATCAGGATGGCCAACGTCTGATGGTGCAGGCCTCGGATGGCTGAAGAAGTGACGAATATCAGTATTGTTACTTCTTGTGTTGGCCAAGTCCTCAGCTGCCGGAAGGGTTAATGACGTCTGTGAGTTAATTGCGTGTTCATTCGAAAACAAGGGTAGCTTTGGTTTTTGAGATCGCTTTTGAGAGCTAGACGCTTTGGAAGCGCTGCACATAGGCTGTCCGAACCAGGTGTCGCCTGACTGGAGGATTGAAGGTGCACATTTTTTGCCTCTATGCGGCGGCCGAGGTTTATAGCTGCGCCGTAGGGCAGCCGAGCGTTCAATCGATGTATCCGGAACGGAGGTTCGACGCACCGGTCGAAAGAAGTCAGGAGACAGTGCATCTTTGAACAACGGCAGCTCGAGGGAGCGGTCAGCCTGTGCACTTGATACGTGGTCTGGCAAACAATTGTTCTGAGAAGCCGGGCTCGGCAGAAGTTGAACACTTCGCTGTATCCCATAGTCCAATAGATTGCTATGCCTGTTCGTTTGAGACAGTGTCTGAGGAGTTAGAGGTTCGAATGGCCCGGTTTGAAAAGGTGTTGCTGCAGGTGCAGAAGATTGGGACACGTTGAGAACGTCGCTCTGGCTCTTCACTGGACTAGGCAACTGACTGGCACTGACTGGCTTTTTCGGTTTGACGGGAGCGTTCATGCGGGCGATAGTCCATGGGTTGAATACTGCGGCATCGCGAAggccttcttcctcttcgaTGACAGTGTGCACATTCTCTGGCAGAAGGGTGAGGTCTTCTTCATCGATGCCATACATGCTCGACCTCCAACGCGGCTGTCGATCATAGACCACGGAGCTAGAAATCTGGATCTCCTTTACTGGGTCGTTACAGGATGTCGACGATGGTGTTATTGGTCGAGGCGATGGCTCTCTAATGTGCGACGCGCGAGATGACTGCGTGATTATCGCGCCCGCAGCCTCCTCAACGACATCAAGACTACTGTTACTCTCGGGATAATGGGAAACAAGTAATCGGTCAACCAGGTTTATGATGAGGTTTTCGTCGCCAAACATAACGTTGTCTTTCGCTGGTTCGACGTTGGGATCGTAGCTGTCCGGTGGACAGATGATGTTGAGGCAGAAGAAAGGATCCTTTACAGCAGCGAGGGTCAAATCAACTTTGCGAATCCTATCTCTGACAGCAGTCGCAATCTTCTTGAGAGTACCTCGAGCAGCAGAGACCGGTCTGCAGTCGACAGAGATGAAAGCACTATTATTGGCAATATTCGGCCCGGTTGCAGTAGGGCTTGGTAGGAATGCATGCAGTTCGAAATTGTTCATCTCGAGAGCAGTCCATTGACACTGTAAGGCGCAATCTTTGCCAATAATCTTGAGGGCGGCATCTTCGACATTGGCATCAGCCTTGGGGGCATACACAAAGTCGCCCTTGCCGTTCTTTGCCTTTAGGACGTGCAGTCTAAACCGAATCGCAGGTCTTGCAAGAGCGTAGGCTTGCATGAGACGTCGGATTTTTGCAAGACATTTCGTTGAGTCTTTGACGGCTAGCTGCTTTCTAACCTTCGCTGACTCCAGTAATTTTGTCACTTTAACTGTTGTTCCAATTGGATGTGAGTCTCGCTCTGTTCTGCCTCACTGTCAGTACTGTGGCTGGTTTGTCAGTCAAGGTACCCACGAAAGAAGCTCGCCATTGCGCTGGTATGTCAGCTTCACAGCTACTGGTTCGCCCTCCACGCGTGTGGTGATCGACACTGTACCGCTCATGTCGGCCAGACTTGCAAGTGCTTCGCCGCGAAAGCCGAGCCACCGACCTCCTACCTCTTTCAAATCATGGAAGTCTCGGATTTTGCTGGTGCAGTAACGACGGCAGGCGAGCGTCCGATCTTCACTGGGAATACCGTGACCATCATCCTTGACTTGAACGGAGTCGATAGTGTTGGTAGCAATATCGACGAAGATACTCTTTGCTCGGGCGTCAAGAGCATTGTCAATCAACTCCTTGACGACTGAGCTGGGGTCAGTAAGCAGTTGGTGAGAGCCTATTTGTCGCACTGTTGTTGGTGGGAGTGCAGCGATGCACGGCGGTGCATTGCCTTCCGTTCCATCCGCCATGCTCTACAAAGTATGCAGCATATTCTTTATAAGTACCAGTAACCTTGAGCTTGGCTTAGCGTGTGGTGAGTTTTTCGGCTTGGTTGAGGACGCAGCTCATCGTGCCTTCCCTCCATGTTCGACAAGCGCCCCGAATGGCCGGGTCGCCCACACGCCCGCACGTCACTATGTGATCAACTCTCTTCTTCGTTTTGAGGTACGAGGAAAACATTTTGCCAATTTTTGACGTGTACATGCAGCAGTGATGTCGTTTGCGTGAAAACAGAATCCCGTGAGGCCATGCTTTCAATTTGGCCAATCAAAGCTCAGAGCGTCCGTCATCGGCAACTACAAACTTCGtgagcgcgcaaagaattacGGCTCCATCTCTTCGTCAACAACTTTCCTGCGTACGTCTGTTCCTCGAGAGATCACACTTTGCTCGCTTCTCTGCTCCTCCCGACTTGGTTGTCGCGTCGTGCGACAGGTACATCAGTAGCGATACCAGAGTGCCCCACTTCTGCACTGGACCCAGTCCGAGGGGTGCCACATAACCTTTCCGGTAAGTGTAGGAAATGGACGTCTTACGTATGGGTGTAATGTGCCATTACTAGTACTGATTGTGATACTTTAGGGCTGTGATCAGTATAACAATGTCCTATACAACAGATGCCCAACGCTGGCGAGCACTTTCAACTCGCGATGCCAATGCTAACGGTCACTTCTTCTACTCAGTGAAATCAACGCAGATTTACTGCAGGCCGACTTGCCCTGCAAGGCTTGCGCGTCGAGCCAACATAATCTTTCAGAAAACAATTGCAGAGGCCGAAGCGTCAGGGTTCAGGGCATGCAGGCGATGCAAACCGAATGTTGAGAATACAGATCCACAGGACAAAGCCGTTGCGAAAGCAATGGATTTCATCGAACAAGCGGCGAGAAAGGGTGAAGCGAAGACCTTGAAACTGCATGATCTTGCGAAAAAGGTTGGCCTTACTCCAAGATACTTCCACAAGATCTTCAAAGATAAGACTGGCACAACACCTCGAGAGTACACGAATATTGTCGCAGCGCAACAGAACGGCCCGAGACCAGCTGCCGACTCCGGTTCAAGTCCCTTGGACATGGACTCCTTCGACTGGGATACCTTTGACATCTCTGAGCTGGCAGAATATCAGTTCGACTCGAATGCACTGTTATGCGACGACTTCATGACACAGGCAGCACAGATATCAGCTGCGGGCTTCGTCGAGGCTCCGCAAGATTCAACTCGACTACAACCTTGGGTTAGAGGATCTAGCGAGCTGAATAACTCAGACACAGACTCTACGTTATCAAGCGAGCAGCTACCGGACTTCAGCGGGTTGAACACGGCTTCGATCGATTTAGGGCAGTATCAGAATGTAGAACCATTGCCTGCGGATCCGGCGTTCGACTTCGACGTCAACATGGCCATGCTGCTCCAAAGCGACATAGCACATCTCGACTTTCCACTGGATACGACACAAAACTTTGGCATGTCGAATGTCCCGTCGTACCGAGTCCCTTCAAGTCATCATGTATCGGCGAATAGTTGCGAAGGCATGGTCCAAGTTGATAGCACGTAGGCTCAGTATATAATCAGCCTGTTCTTGGCGAAGAATGGAAGCGAAACGTATTGTTCTACTTTTGCTATGTCCCTGGTGCCGTGCTATCACTCCCCGTACAACCCACTGCGATCTGCTAATATACCCGTCATAAACGTGGACCCAACAGGCGTATGTAACAGTCACGTACGTCTACTTGAATAGACCATGTACGTTCGTGAGAGGAAAGCGGTGGTCTCATCGTTTCGTCAGGGCAGTTTTCATCTGTAATCCCAAAGTAAGCGCATGCAACGACGAATGATTGCAATGTGTAAGGGGGTATTCGCTCTCAGCGACCGTTTTATAAGCAGCGACGGCGTAACATATGTCGATGCTAGCCATACCTTTTCCGGCTCTTCCTATAGATTGATATGGTCTGATGTATCTCATCTTGTAGCGTGGGAGGGGGTTTGTGAAGAGGGTTAAACGTACCACTCGTAGCGCAGAGGCTGTGTTGATTGCTGCATGTTAGCGAGAGGGGAAATGGGAACCAGGTCCAAGGAACGGATGTGCAAAGCGTGCGATCTTTGGCGCGCGACACGACCGTGTTCATGAGCTGGTGAAACTTCGTTGGAAAAGTTGAGCGAGACCCACGCGAGACCGCCAAGGGCTCTAACCACATAGAGCACTAGCACCAAATTCAACTCACAGGTGGGCGATTCAGATCGAGCTCCTCAGGTGAAAAGTCTACATTGAGATTACAAGTTTCTTTTCTTCAATGACGGAGTCTAGAAGGTAGGGTCTTCTTCGCTGATCGGGACTAGGTCACCCTTGCCCTGAAAGGAGCTTCGTCAGAACTTTCTTGAAATTTGGGCTGATCTTAACTCACCTTGAACACTTCAATGATATTCGCCTGTTCGCTCAGCATGAACCGGCTTGCTTGGTTTCCCACATCAGCCAACTTCCTCCACTTCTCCAAGTTCTCCTTATGCCTCTTGTCTCCGTGTGCTACCTCCGCTTGCTTCCAATGTCCCTCGGAAAACGAGATCAAGGTCGTGATCTTCTTCTGTGGGATATCGTACACCGCAGAGACCACAGTCCCGGTCTCTTCGAGCCAGTTGATCTGCCAGAGCTCGCCGGGGCGAATGCACTGGTATGTCGCGCGTTGATAATTGATTCTTCCAGCCATTGGTCCTCCGTGTATCGCATAAACTACACGATCGTTTGAGAAGCACCACAGCTCGTAACGCCACTTCTCCGGATTACCATCGTTGTCTTGCGCATCGTAGTCGTAGATCAGGTGAGTGTCCTTAATATCCTTGTCGAAAGACGGGTGGAGGGGAGTGTTGGTCAGGAAGTCAGGGAGTTTGTCGCCTGGAGCCATAGCTGCGGTGAGTGTATCGTGTTCTGAGAGTATTGGAGGTTGTGTCTGCAGTTGTTGTGGTTGAAGTGCTCTCTGTTCCCATCTTAACGCGGCCCTACCGGAAACGGATGACGTAGCACATCACGATATGTGGACGCTATGTGAGGGAAGAGGCTTTTTCCTCGAGACCCTAACTTTTTTGGATCCTGTCTTCGCTTGTTATTCTCGGAGCAGGCTCAGACATGCTGTCTTCACGTAATGAGATTGAACTTCAAAACTGCGTCAAGCGCATGTGGCAGTGTGCCCAGCGTGAGCGCGATCATGCGATCCAACACATGACCAGGAAGGTATCACGATAGAAGCGGTCAGCAAGGTTCAGCACGCAGCTCGACGAGGCATACACATAGTGCACCTGCGAAACGTGCGATTTGTTCGTGGTCGTTACGCGATCGGAAGACCCGAGTTTTGTTTAGCTGTTTGCAACACCAGACC includes the following:
- a CDS encoding tRNA (guanine(37)-N(1))-methyltransferase, which gives rise to MADDMFAPPVNRAMKVLDRSFFQKTVPASAARIFKPQDIARCRKELQLSKDTLPNNRIQPVRTDPDADRAQKGGKCLVLKPEIVHDDRTTWSSKLRDLEQNGTLGVIPYELHLDYDYFTYSEITSATIPPPEKKNDDEIPQGFTLAGHVAHLNLRERYWPYKHLIATVLADKNPMVKTVINKLDNVGTENAFRTFQYEVLVGEDDLNVEVHEQGCTFKFDFAKVYWNTRLHTEHERLCDIFQEGEAICDVTAGVGPFAVPAGKKKCFVWANDLNPESYKSLEDNVKINKVGDYVRAFNSDGTDFIRTASAGLLTSSHSVDIMPKVKFSRSNPPKEKPTPLKTLTQPRIFSHYVMNLPASGINFVSSFVGLYANVPGVPVEEIKKLFEGKNMPMVHVHCFSTKSDDNVQEKKEICEELSRQMGYTITPDMPEVDIYDVRDVAPKKRMFCATFRLPEEVAFRKV